The genomic region TCATCGACGCGATCGCGCCCGGGCGAATCGATTTCATGCGCGACTTCGCGTTGCCGTTCTCAGGCGAATGCCTGAAGTCGATCACCGGCCTCACCAATATCGGCTTTGCCGACATGGACGCCTGGTCACAGGGCATGATCGAGGGCATCGCCAATTACAGCGGCGACGCGGCCGTCGAGGCGCGTTGCCATGCGGCGACGTCGGGCATCGATGCCGCGATCGACGACATCCTGCCGGTGATGCGCAAGCATCCCGACCAGAGTATCCTCGGCGTGCTCCTCGCGTCCGGCATGGCGATGGAGAGCGTGCGCGCCAACGTCAAGCTCGCGATCTCCGGCGGCCAGAACGAGCCGCGCAAGGCGATCGCCGGCACGGTGTGGGCGCTGCTGACCCATCCCGACCAGCTCGATCTCGTGCGCAAGGGCGAGGTGACGTGGCTCCAGGCCTTCGAGGAATATGCCCGCTGGATCTCGCCGATCGGCATGTCGCCGCGGCGCATCGCAAAGCCGTGGTCGATCCGCGACGTCGCCTTCGAAACCGATGAACGCGTATTCCTCATGTTCGGCTCCGCCAATCGCGACGAGAAGCACTTTGAACGCGCCGACCAGTTCGACGTGCGGCGTGATACGGCCAAGAGCGTCGCGTTCGGCGCCGGTCCGCATTTCTGTGCCGGCGCCTGGGCCTCCCGCGCCATGATTGCCGACGTCGCACTGCCGATCTTGTTCGCCCGTGCCGGCCGGCTCGAG from Bradyrhizobium lupini harbors:
- a CDS encoding cytochrome P450 gives rise to the protein MSTAPRIDIDPAAFWADPYPMLAKMRKEAPIAFVPQLGSTLLTSRDDISISEKQIDVFSSHQPAGLMNRLMGHNMMRKDGEAHQVERRAMFPTVSPKTVKAHWTALFQAHADRIIDAIAPGRIDFMRDFALPFSGECLKSITGLTNIGFADMDAWSQGMIEGIANYSGDAAVEARCHAATSGIDAAIDDILPVMRKHPDQSILGVLLASGMAMESVRANVKLAISGGQNEPRKAIAGTVWALLTHPDQLDLVRKGEVTWLQAFEEYARWISPIGMSPRRIAKPWSIRDVAFETDERVFLMFGSANRDEKHFERADQFDVRRDTAKSVAFGAGPHFCAGAWASRAMIADVALPILFARAGRLETADDEPVRIGGWAFRGLQNLPVRWLH